One Hordeum vulgare subsp. vulgare chromosome 4H, MorexV3_pseudomolecules_assembly, whole genome shotgun sequence DNA window includes the following coding sequences:
- the LOC123451121 gene encoding protein FLOWERING LOCUS T-like: MSMINMSRDPLVVGHIVGDIVDPFMTTASLRIFFNNKELTNGSELKPSQVFNVPRVYIGGRDMRNLYTLVMVDPDSPSPSNPTKRENLHWLVTDIPETTDASFGNEIVPYESPRPTAGIHRFVFILFKQSVRQTTYAPGWRANFCTRDFAAIYNLGPPVAGMYFNCQRENGCGGRRSIR, from the exons ATGTCGATGATAAATATGTCCAGGGACCCATTGGTCGTCGGCCACATCGTTGGGGATATCGTGGACCCTTTCATGACTACTGCGTCATTGAGGATCTTCTTCAACAACAAGGAGCTGACGAACGGGTCTGAGCTCAAGCCATCCCAAGTGTTCAACGTTCCAAGAGTTTATATTGGCGGGCGAGACATGAGGAATCTTTACACGCTT GTGATGGTGGACCCTGATTCACCAAGCCCTAGCAACCCTACTAAAAGAGAGAACCTTCATTG GTTGGTAACTGACATTCCAGAGACTACTGATGCAAGTTTTG GAAATGAAATAGTCCCCTATGAGAGCCCACGTCCAACTGCAGGAATCCATCGTTTTGTTTTCATACTGTTTAAGCAGTCGGTCAGGCAGACGACTTATGCACCAGGGTGGAGAGCAAACTTCTGCACAAGGGACTTCGCAGCGATCTACAATCTCGGACCGCCTGTCGCTGGGATGTACTTCAACTGCCAAAGAGAGAATGGCTGTGGTGGTAGGAGGTCCATTAGGTAA